The following coding sequences are from one Pigmentibacter sp. JX0631 window:
- a CDS encoding DDE-type integrase/transposase/recombinase, with the protein MASKERIDKQHRYPWAVIETAVQLYFQQNMTFRSVSEKMLAHGVEVSHKTVYEWVQKFGDNVDKKSRKRIPSYEVEESYVKCNGDWKYMYRARDRQDSTLSICMRDKKNLASAKSFFKKNLESN; encoded by the coding sequence ATGGCAAGCAAAGAAAGAATTGATAAACAACATCGTTACCCTTGGGCAGTGATTGAAACTGCAGTTCAACTTTATTTTCAACAAAATATGACATTTCGTTCTGTTTCTGAAAAAATGCTCGCTCATGGTGTTGAAGTATCACATAAAACTGTTTATGAATGGGTTCAAAAATTCGGTGATAATGTTGATAAAAAATCACGTAAACGCATTCCTAGCTACGAAGTTGAAGAATCTTATGTAAAATGCAACGGTGACTGGAAATACATGTACCGTGCGCGTGATCGCCAAGATTCCACTTTAAGCATTTGTATGCGCGATAAGAAAAATCTTGCTTCTGCAAAATCTTTCTTTAAAAAGAACTTAGAAAGTAACTAA
- a CDS encoding transporter substrate-binding domain-containing protein: MRFKVTNPLYFMVEIINFAKKISLIIFFLFSQNVHAKIKIFAAENPPLIMQDKQNKITGIGGDIFVNSLNLLNDEYEIVWLPWLRAFEECKKNKNSLLIPIGGNKENKKIFNLFGELYEDSVHFFTISPQREIKTFAEINKLTSLGMISGAPFADIVENYGLKDKLEISYNGELLITKLKNNRIDSIIITKLLGTFKLLNAKVDFNNIQKGISIGTMKWFIAANKDFPKGQLNKLKNKLEKFRKTEKYQQILTKYFSVTKKKD, from the coding sequence TTGCGGTTTAAAGTGACAAATCCGCTTTATTTTATGGTTGAGATTATAAATTTTGCAAAAAAAATTTCGTTAATAATTTTCTTTTTATTTTCTCAAAATGTGCATGCAAAAATAAAAATATTTGCTGCAGAAAATCCTCCTTTAATAATGCAAGATAAACAAAATAAAATAACTGGTATTGGTGGAGATATTTTTGTTAATTCTCTAAATTTGTTAAATGATGAATATGAAATAGTTTGGTTGCCATGGTTAAGAGCATTTGAAGAGTGTAAAAAAAATAAAAATTCTTTACTCATACCAATTGGTGGAAATAAAGAGAATAAAAAAATTTTTAATTTATTTGGTGAACTTTATGAAGATTCTGTGCATTTTTTTACAATTAGTCCGCAAAGAGAAATAAAAACTTTTGCTGAGATTAATAAATTAACTTCTTTAGGAATGATATCAGGAGCACCATTTGCTGATATTGTTGAGAATTATGGATTAAAAGATAAGCTTGAAATTTCTTATAATGGTGAATTGCTTATTACTAAATTAAAAAATAATAGAATTGATTCTATAATAATAACAAAACTATTAGGAACATTCAAACTGTTAAATGCTAAAGTAGATTTTAATAATATTCAAAAAGGGATATCCATAGGGACTATGAAATGGTTTATTGCAGCTAATAAAGATTTTCCAAAAGGACAATTAAATAAACTAAAAAATAAACTAGAAAAATTTAGAAAAACTGAAAAATACCAGCAAATATTAACAAAATATTTTTCGGTAACAAAGAAAAAAGATTGA
- a CDS encoding ZIP family metal transporter has protein sequence MIDNAHFIQVIIIGTSVTFFASCIGALPIFFSKNISLKIRNILMGISAGVMLGAVCFSLINPAISLTETKFSNKLIVAGYVSIFLLLGSFFISYLNEKIPHEHFLKGKEGKDVKSLKRIWLFVLAITIHNFPEGMAVGVGLGSGELKIALPIIVGIALQDLPEGLVVALSLKAYGYSNRYAITATLLSGLAESFGALIGCITTSFSTALLPSSLAFCAGAMLYVICGEMIPELHKEEINSSKATTGFIFGFILMLFLDVGLSW, from the coding sequence GTGATAGATAATGCACATTTTATTCAAGTAATCATCATAGGCACTTCTGTTACTTTTTTTGCTTCCTGCATAGGAGCACTACCAATTTTTTTCTCAAAAAATATTTCATTAAAAATTCGAAATATTTTAATGGGAATTAGCGCTGGAGTAATGCTAGGAGCAGTTTGTTTCTCATTAATAAATCCTGCAATAAGTTTAACTGAAACTAAATTTAGTAATAAGCTAATTGTTGCAGGATATGTTTCTATTTTTCTTTTACTGGGTAGTTTTTTTATCAGTTACTTAAATGAAAAAATTCCCCATGAACATTTTCTAAAAGGAAAAGAAGGAAAAGATGTAAAATCCTTGAAACGCATTTGGTTATTTGTACTTGCAATTACAATTCATAACTTCCCAGAAGGAATGGCTGTAGGAGTCGGGCTAGGAAGTGGTGAATTGAAAATAGCCTTACCGATTATTGTCGGAATAGCGCTCCAAGATTTGCCTGAAGGACTTGTTGTTGCTTTATCTCTGAAAGCTTATGGCTATTCTAACCGCTACGCCATTACTGCCACCCTCCTCTCCGGACTAGCCGAATCTTTCGGCGCATTAATAGGATGCATTACCACCTCTTTCTCTACTGCATTATTACCTTCTAGTTTAGCTTTTTGTGCCGGAGCTATGCTTTATGTCATCTGTGGAGAAATGATCCCAGAATTGCACAAAGAAGAAATAAACAGTTCCAAAGCAACAACTGGATTTATCTTTGGATTTATTTTAATGCTTTTTCTTGATGTTGGCTTAAGTTGGTAA
- the thyX gene encoding FAD-dependent thymidylate synthase, giving the protein MNQSKFCETITVDDGKVTLADYMGNDLSVVNAARVSFGKRKTELDEKDIKLIKYLAAHKHMSPFRHVVFSFTLEGVSEVVCRQLYKHQVGCSYTSGEFKEAATTWNEVSGRYVEFEPEFHMPELFRKQHTNNKQASNEGDAVEKNAEAQKIYMSAIESGYSAYKQLLELGVCKEQARMVMPISFKNSLVWTASLEATVHFIKLRDHEGAQLEIRNLARAIKKLIDPICPHSIAALLDSSK; this is encoded by the coding sequence ATGAATCAGAGTAAGTTTTGTGAAACTATTACTGTCGATGACGGTAAAGTAACACTAGCAGATTACATGGGTAATGATCTATCTGTTGTGAACGCTGCTAGAGTAAGTTTTGGCAAGAGAAAAACTGAATTAGATGAAAAAGATATCAAGTTAATAAAATATTTAGCAGCTCATAAACATATGAGTCCTTTTCGGCACGTTGTTTTTTCGTTTACTTTAGAAGGAGTATCCGAAGTTGTTTGCCGTCAACTTTATAAGCATCAGGTTGGTTGTTCTTATACTAGCGGTGAATTTAAAGAAGCTGCCACAACTTGGAATGAAGTATCAGGCAGATATGTCGAGTTTGAACCTGAATTTCATATGCCAGAGTTATTTCGCAAGCAGCACACAAATAACAAACAGGCATCGAATGAAGGTGATGCTGTAGAGAAAAATGCAGAAGCACAAAAAATATATATGTCAGCTATTGAAAGTGGCTACTCTGCTTACAAGCAATTATTGGAATTAGGGGTTTGTAAAGAGCAAGCCAGAATGGTGATGCCCATCAGTTTTAAAAACTCCTTAGTCTGGACCGCTTCCTTAGAAGCCACTGTGCACTTTATCAAACTAAGGGATCATGAAGGAGCACAGTTAGAAATAAGAAACCTTGCGCGTGCTATCAAAAAATTGATTGACCCTATCTGTCCACACTCTATTGCCGCACTACTAGATTCTTCAAAGTAG
- a CDS encoding Mu transposase C-terminal domain-containing protein, whose protein sequence is MEKQDVTEENENSGTSSLAIGPVRLSEPAWEEARCRARIIQSLLKIPKISEKKRQAAANELGISKRTLSRLIKRYKASGNLLSALAPQPPSGGLGKPRINENVESIIHKVVRELYLDKQKRKISKIVQEIRRRCIEANITPPGQNTVRRRISQLSLEKVFEKRSGKLSAHPFTANHGPAVTAQYPLEMFMIDHTKVDVIVVDEQQRLPIGRPCLTLAIDVFSRCIAGFYLSFEDPSAVSVGLCLTNSVFDKTDVLKKYNIQHSWPLKGKPEKIVVDQGSEFKSEALRKGCEQHGISIHWRKIGYPHLNGVIERVIGTFMKEIHEIPGTTFSNISERGNYDSTKMAVLTMPELEKWLTHAIVGKYHLEIHSSLMETPLSLFHRGIETRKKEINLVKNQKAFLIDFLPIERRTLQRHGFVIDHIFYFSNALIPWISSGKINEKFMIRRDPRNLSRIFVLHPKEFQYLEIPYRNIARPVITLWEHRESLRRLKERGLRHFDEALIFRTLLEMKEIIKNAKKETQSERKKRVKNENAKKNTLDIKSNNSYYNSNKKEQEEFDIHSIKPFEDIEDWS, encoded by the coding sequence ATGGAAAAACAGGACGTTACCGAAGAAAACGAAAACTCTGGGACATCTTCTTTGGCAATTGGGCCAGTAAGATTGTCAGAACCAGCTTGGGAAGAAGCTCGCTGCAGAGCAAGAATCATCCAATCCCTTTTAAAGATACCAAAAATTTCAGAAAAAAAAAGACAAGCAGCCGCAAATGAGCTTGGCATCTCTAAACGCACATTATCAAGATTGATTAAACGCTATAAAGCGTCAGGAAATCTTTTAAGTGCACTTGCGCCTCAGCCTCCGAGCGGTGGACTAGGTAAGCCAAGGATAAATGAAAATGTTGAATCAATTATCCATAAAGTGGTTAGAGAGCTTTACCTAGATAAACAAAAAAGAAAAATATCTAAAATCGTACAAGAAATCCGAAGGAGATGCATAGAAGCAAATATTACGCCTCCTGGGCAAAATACTGTTCGTAGGCGAATCTCGCAACTTTCTTTGGAAAAAGTTTTTGAAAAAAGATCTGGCAAATTATCTGCTCATCCTTTTACAGCAAATCATGGTCCAGCCGTTACTGCTCAATATCCGCTTGAGATGTTCATGATAGACCACACAAAAGTAGATGTTATTGTAGTAGACGAGCAACAACGCCTCCCTATTGGAAGACCATGCCTTACATTAGCAATCGATGTCTTTAGTAGATGCATTGCTGGTTTTTACTTAAGTTTTGAAGACCCATCAGCAGTATCTGTCGGCCTGTGTTTAACAAATTCAGTATTTGATAAAACAGATGTCCTTAAAAAATATAATATTCAACACAGCTGGCCATTAAAAGGCAAACCAGAAAAAATCGTAGTGGATCAAGGAAGCGAATTTAAAAGCGAAGCATTGCGCAAAGGGTGCGAACAGCATGGTATTTCTATCCATTGGAGGAAAATTGGTTATCCACATCTAAATGGAGTTATTGAGCGTGTTATTGGTACTTTCATGAAAGAAATACATGAAATTCCTGGTACCACCTTTTCAAATATATCCGAACGTGGAAATTACGACTCCACTAAAATGGCCGTTCTAACAATGCCTGAACTAGAAAAATGGCTCACCCATGCAATTGTTGGGAAATATCATCTGGAAATTCATTCCTCGCTTATGGAAACACCGCTTTCGTTATTCCATCGTGGAATAGAAACGAGGAAAAAAGAAATAAATTTAGTGAAAAACCAAAAGGCTTTTTTAATCGATTTTTTACCCATAGAAAGAAGAACTCTTCAACGACATGGATTTGTGATCGATCATATTTTTTATTTTTCTAATGCATTAATACCTTGGATTTCATCAGGTAAAATAAACGAAAAATTTATGATTCGCAGAGACCCTCGTAATTTAAGCAGGATTTTTGTCCTTCATCCAAAAGAATTCCAGTATTTAGAAATACCATATAGAAATATTGCTCGTCCTGTCATTACATTATGGGAACATCGAGAATCTTTGCGAAGGCTAAAAGAAAGAGGCTTACGTCATTTTGACGAGGCTTTAATCTTCAGGACTCTTTTGGAAATGAAAGAAATTATAAAAAATGCTAAAAAAGAAACTCAATCTGAAAGAAAAAAAAGAGTAAAAAATGAAAATGCTAAAAAAAATACGCTAGATATAAAAAGTAACAATAGTTATTATAATTCGAATAAAAAAGAACAGGAAGAATTCGACATACATTCCATTAAACCATTTGAAGATATTGAGGATTGGTCATGA
- a CDS encoding peroxiredoxin — MSRLLSIAERFPDFSVQAVVSLEKGKEFNTINLASTLGKWSIFFFWPMDFTFVCPTEIAEFNQANKKFLDREAQIYGVSTDSQFVHLAWRQHHPDLLNLQFPMLADNKKELSEALGVLHPTEKVPLRATYIVDPTGIIRWVSVNDLSVGRNVNEVLRTLDALQTDELCPCNWEKGQDTIKLA; from the coding sequence ATGTCTAGATTATTAAGTATTGCCGAAAGATTCCCTGATTTTAGTGTCCAAGCAGTTGTTTCATTAGAAAAAGGTAAAGAGTTTAACACAATTAATTTAGCCTCTACTTTAGGCAAATGGTCTATCTTTTTCTTTTGGCCTATGGATTTTACATTTGTTTGTCCAACTGAAATAGCTGAATTTAACCAAGCTAATAAAAAGTTTCTAGATAGAGAAGCGCAAATTTATGGCGTCAGTACTGACAGCCAATTTGTGCATTTAGCATGGCGTCAACATCATCCAGATTTATTGAATCTCCAATTTCCAATGCTGGCGGATAATAAAAAAGAGCTTAGCGAAGCACTTGGAGTTTTACATCCGACTGAAAAAGTTCCTTTAAGAGCGACCTATATTGTAGATCCAACAGGAATTATTAGATGGGTAAGTGTCAATGACTTATCTGTTGGAAGAAATGTAAATGAAGTTCTGCGTACTTTAGATGCTTTACAAACAGATGAGCTTTGCCCCTGTAATTGGGAAAAAGGTCAAGATACTATAAAGTTAGCTTAA
- a CDS encoding flagellin produces MGLRIQTNIQSLNAQRALSITTKQNDESIEKVSSGYRINKASDDAAGLAISEKLKADIRGLNMAKRNASDGISLLQTAEGGMNEIGNILSRLRELAVQGASDTIGNKERGFIHKEFNALKDEVDRITNSTEYNGTLLLTGSNIDNVEDKDQLNLPEEMTKKSNVPPLEVQVGKNWAAATDGINERKLDGQGDVFNEEFARNPVNIIRLNFDKINTSTLGLGLGRASDESYNSTGVFMEDADNMNGSKMRAQASINKIDDAISKVSEFRADMGALQNRLYSTISNLSVQSENYAAANSRIRDTDFAEETAKLAQSNILKQGGVAVLAQANQSPGAAMRLLG; encoded by the coding sequence ATGGGTTTGCGCATACAAACCAACATCCAATCCCTTAATGCTCAAAGAGCCTTGAGTATTACCACTAAACAAAATGACGAATCCATTGAAAAGGTGAGCTCTGGATATCGCATTAACAAAGCTTCAGATGACGCTGCTGGCCTTGCCATCAGTGAAAAATTAAAAGCAGATATTCGTGGTTTAAATATGGCGAAAAGAAATGCGAGTGACGGTATTTCTTTGTTACAAACAGCAGAAGGTGGGATGAACGAAATAGGTAACATTCTTTCTCGTTTACGTGAGCTTGCCGTACAAGGTGCTTCAGATACCATCGGGAATAAAGAACGTGGATTTATTCATAAAGAATTTAATGCGTTGAAAGATGAAGTTGATCGTATTACAAATTCTACTGAATATAACGGAACATTACTTTTAACTGGTAGTAATATTGATAATGTTGAAGATAAAGATCAATTAAATCTTCCAGAAGAAATGACTAAAAAATCAAACGTTCCACCACTAGAAGTTCAAGTTGGGAAAAACTGGGCTGCTGCTACAGATGGTATTAATGAAAGAAAACTTGATGGCCAAGGCGATGTCTTCAATGAAGAGTTCGCTCGTAACCCAGTGAACATTATTCGCTTGAATTTTGATAAGATTAATACCAGTACTTTAGGGTTAGGACTTGGTAGAGCAAGTGATGAATCTTATAATTCTACCGGTGTTTTCATGGAAGACGCTGATAATATGAATGGTTCAAAAATGCGTGCTCAAGCATCAATAAATAAAATTGATGATGCTATTTCAAAAGTATCTGAATTCCGTGCAGATATGGGTGCGTTACAAAACCGTTTATACTCAACGATTTCAAACTTGTCAGTGCAATCTGAAAACTACGCTGCAGCGAATAGCCGTATTCGTGATACAGATTTTGCGGAAGAAACTGCTAAACTGGCTCAATCTAACATTCTTAAACAAGGTGGTGTGGCTGTACTTGCGCAAGCAAACCAAAGCCCTGGCGCAGCAATGCGTTTACTTGGATAA
- the purB gene encoding adenylosuccinate lyase — protein sequence MIERYSRPEMKALWTEDAKYASWAEVEKAHLATLVDSGEAPQEVLSIFEKALKNKGPEDFLKREQETGHDVIAFVAEVGDSMGDKGHFLHKGLTSSDVLDTSLSLRIRSSLSILTKTIQKIRENLAEKSFENANTVCIGRTHGIHAEPMSFGQVLCSHFAEFQRAHLEILHAQKIMSFGKLSGAVGTYSQMSPKFEAAVLTKLNLEPELVATQVIPRDRIVTVANAILSATNAVDRFAINMRHWARTELGEVLEPFGKKQKGSSAMPHKKNPILAENLCGLARSIRGYVGMLSENVALWHERDISHSSVERIALPDIFVTADFMLARCASLVEGMQIRPEAMLANLWKSGGLWASQSVLTALVSSGMNRTEAYEFVQAIALNISAKVSTVGVEQKQFLQDLLLNKKVSEIVGNNTLNTLFDTERYLTTVPVTFKRVFGITPEEFARKNNLSINAKIPALQKVIKVTVELLPDVLDTEAKTIANDMRSSGTDVLDMRQQKSFFVRLPGHASPENINSYTQEVLYNPVIEQYKIEVVQ from the coding sequence ATGATTGAACGTTATTCTCGCCCCGAAATGAAAGCTTTATGGACTGAAGATGCCAAGTACGCCTCTTGGGCAGAAGTAGAAAAAGCGCATTTAGCTACTTTAGTTGATTCTGGTGAGGCCCCCCAAGAAGTTCTTTCTATCTTTGAAAAAGCTTTAAAAAACAAAGGTCCAGAAGATTTTCTAAAGCGAGAGCAGGAAACGGGTCACGATGTCATTGCCTTTGTTGCAGAAGTCGGAGATTCTATGGGTGACAAAGGTCACTTTTTACATAAAGGTTTAACAAGCTCCGATGTTCTAGATACAAGCCTTTCCCTTCGCATCCGCTCCTCTCTTTCAATCCTTACAAAAACAATCCAAAAAATCAGAGAAAATTTAGCCGAAAAATCTTTCGAGAATGCAAATACTGTATGCATTGGAAGAACACACGGTATTCATGCAGAACCTATGAGTTTTGGTCAAGTTCTCTGCAGTCATTTTGCTGAATTCCAAAGAGCGCACTTAGAAATTCTACATGCACAAAAAATAATGTCCTTTGGGAAACTTTCCGGAGCTGTTGGCACATATTCCCAAATGTCACCTAAATTTGAAGCCGCTGTGTTAACAAAACTGAATTTAGAACCAGAACTTGTAGCAACACAAGTTATTCCAAGAGACAGAATTGTAACGGTAGCAAATGCTATTTTATCCGCTACAAATGCAGTTGATCGTTTTGCTATTAATATGCGTCATTGGGCCAGAACAGAGCTTGGCGAAGTATTAGAACCTTTTGGTAAAAAGCAAAAGGGAAGTTCAGCGATGCCGCACAAAAAAAATCCAATTTTAGCTGAAAATTTATGCGGATTAGCGCGATCTATTCGCGGATATGTCGGAATGCTTTCTGAAAATGTCGCTTTGTGGCATGAAAGAGATATCTCCCACAGCAGTGTCGAACGAATAGCTTTACCTGATATTTTTGTTACAGCTGATTTTATGCTTGCACGCTGCGCATCACTTGTCGAGGGTATGCAGATTCGTCCTGAAGCTATGTTAGCTAATTTATGGAAATCTGGCGGATTATGGGCAAGCCAAAGTGTTCTTACTGCTTTGGTTTCAAGTGGAATGAACAGAACAGAAGCTTATGAATTTGTTCAGGCCATAGCATTAAATATTTCTGCTAAGGTTTCAACCGTCGGTGTTGAACAAAAACAATTTTTACAAGATCTCCTGCTAAACAAAAAGGTGAGCGAAATAGTTGGAAATAATACTTTAAATACTTTATTTGATACAGAAAGATATTTAACAACTGTTCCTGTTACTTTTAAACGTGTTTTTGGAATCACTCCTGAGGAATTCGCACGAAAAAATAATCTCTCAATCAATGCGAAAATCCCAGCATTACAAAAAGTTATTAAGGTAACTGTAGAACTTCTTCCAGATGTTCTTGACACAGAGGCTAAAACAATTGCAAACGATATGAGGTCTTCTGGAACAGACGTGCTCGATATGCGCCAACAGAAATCGTTTTTTGTTCGTCTTCCTGGTCACGCTTCTCCAGAAAATATTAACTCATACACGCAAGAAGTTTTATACAACCCTGTGATTGAGCAGTATAAGATTGAGGTTGTCCAATGA
- a CDS encoding tetratricopeptide repeat protein, which yields MMKCCSIESILKAAKMYEPQIFHEYLESDKFAALIKIQELHEKAALTKAKKVAFIAPQLPHPCELEIWNQCVKKLGVEGSLYTHISEERNFIQFAKLLHNSNTPIYLTCYTLDSMNENKTFLSGLEKELEDFQLIIALGENSLASYQAAKVKRSHLSRLIIWQNSPRPPHANIGARSPNGSPLPNIARERTVRKEVLKNSDVVLCFDKDGATWSYLEDVSSQRIRRVSRGINSQRYSSEISSLRRLELRASLGLPETDFIFFHLGPLEIESGALDSVFAFKNLLQSNPLFQGKARLCFCGTGSAGADIRQSIVELGLDDHVYFLNPNGEGLKEIHGNQFSSIIALCDAVIHAPIAPVNGNATKHLDSTYDVMCALASDIIIISNGNNWIGEWVSRFYKTFSAGSIHSLARLMQETIEKQDKVTNVKNAIKKALLNEFPFEKNCNEISEIFKSLIITLPTVEIENTSKLIAQIEEMVIAKQYIDAINLISQAFQKTNLSVIQQATLFRLIGDCFTKLGDLDNGVSNYSKALELDPYCAKCFIGLGTIALQRNNYNIAVPQFQKAVSLAPNDDMASLGLGLAFEGLNELKQALSWTVRACHLKADNTVAIFNLVKLSFEMEQFVDAERVLIRYLGLHPNDVNMIYTLGTIELKTGKNDIALQLMENILTLDPMNSRAHSLIQQIQKQDTMKKPA from the coding sequence ATGATGAAATGCTGTTCCATAGAAAGCATCCTAAAAGCAGCAAAAATGTATGAACCGCAAATCTTTCATGAATATCTTGAAAGCGATAAATTTGCTGCCTTAATTAAAATTCAAGAGCTACACGAAAAAGCAGCATTAACTAAAGCAAAAAAAGTGGCTTTTATCGCTCCTCAATTGCCCCATCCGTGCGAACTGGAAATCTGGAATCAATGTGTGAAAAAACTAGGTGTAGAAGGTTCACTATATACTCATATTAGTGAAGAAAGAAATTTTATTCAATTTGCAAAATTATTACACAATTCAAATACACCTATTTACTTAACTTGTTACACTTTAGATTCAATGAATGAAAATAAAACATTTCTATCCGGCTTAGAAAAAGAATTAGAGGATTTTCAATTAATTATAGCTTTAGGCGAAAATTCCCTCGCAAGCTATCAAGCCGCTAAAGTGAAGCGTAGTCACCTTTCACGTTTAATTATTTGGCAAAATTCACCTCGCCCACCACATGCTAATATAGGAGCGAGATCCCCCAACGGCTCACCCTTGCCAAATATCGCAAGAGAAAGAACAGTTAGGAAAGAAGTATTAAAGAATTCAGATGTTGTTCTATGTTTTGATAAAGATGGTGCAACATGGTCATATTTAGAAGATGTCAGTTCACAAAGAATTAGAAGAGTCTCTAGAGGTATTAATTCGCAAAGATATTCCTCTGAAATATCTTCCCTTAGAAGACTTGAATTAAGAGCTTCACTAGGATTGCCTGAAACTGATTTCATTTTTTTTCACCTTGGGCCATTAGAAATTGAATCAGGCGCTCTTGATTCTGTTTTTGCTTTTAAAAATTTGCTCCAAAGCAATCCATTATTTCAAGGCAAAGCGCGTTTGTGCTTTTGTGGTACCGGTTCTGCAGGAGCAGACATAAGACAGAGCATAGTTGAATTAGGATTGGATGATCATGTTTATTTTTTAAATCCAAATGGTGAAGGTTTAAAAGAAATTCATGGAAACCAATTTTCTAGCATTATTGCTCTTTGTGATGCAGTGATTCATGCCCCAATTGCTCCAGTAAACGGAAATGCAACCAAACATTTAGATAGTACATATGATGTAATGTGTGCATTAGCATCTGATATTATTATTATTTCTAATGGTAATAACTGGATAGGAGAATGGGTCAGTCGTTTTTATAAAACATTTTCAGCAGGAAGTATTCATAGCCTAGCTCGCCTTATGCAAGAAACCATCGAGAAACAAGATAAAGTTACTAACGTTAAAAATGCTATAAAAAAAGCTTTGCTAAATGAATTTCCATTCGAAAAAAACTGCAATGAAATATCTGAAATATTTAAATCTTTAATTATCACTTTACCTACTGTTGAGATAGAAAATACCAGCAAACTTATTGCTCAAATTGAGGAAATGGTCATTGCAAAACAATATATTGATGCAATAAATTTAATTTCTCAGGCATTTCAAAAGACAAATTTGTCCGTTATTCAACAAGCAACTTTATTTAGATTGATAGGAGATTGCTTTACAAAACTTGGAGATTTAGATAATGGAGTATCAAATTATTCTAAAGCTTTAGAGCTAGATCCTTATTGTGCTAAATGTTTTATTGGTCTTGGAACAATTGCATTACAACGAAATAATTATAATATAGCTGTTCCGCAATTTCAAAAAGCTGTTAGTTTGGCACCAAACGACGATATGGCTAGTTTAGGCTTAGGTTTGGCATTTGAAGGCTTAAATGAATTAAAACAAGCGTTATCTTGGACTGTTAGAGCTTGTCATTTAAAAGCTGATAATACTGTAGCTATTTTTAATTTAGTTAAGTTATCCTTTGAAATGGAACAATTCGTTGATGCTGAAAGAGTATTAATTCGTTATTTAGGTCTCCATCCTAACGACGTAAATATGATTTATACCTTAGGAACAATTGAATTAAAGACTGGTAAAAACGATATTGCTCTTCAATTAATGGAAAATATCTTAACACTCGATCCAATGAATAGCAGAGCACATAGTTTAATCCAACAAATACAAAAGCAAGACACTATGAAAAAACCTGCTTAA
- a CDS encoding carboxymuconolactone decarboxylase family protein: protein MENLEYLNIFIDKYTGNLEGIIPKDLKLNFSKLLSSGDLTTDEKLLLLICISKSLNFQDLYHSVLEVANLRELEHSLINEAIQIPAIMGMLNTYYKFKYFSEKNFQSNNVNYGAPNLRMQSLMNTKLPKETFELLSIAVSILNSCEKCVVAHEKALLELSVPVQKIHTVMKFAAVTKGLSYL from the coding sequence ATGGAAAATTTAGAATATTTAAATATATTTATAGATAAGTATACTGGAAATTTAGAAGGAATTATTCCAAAAGACTTAAAATTAAATTTTAGTAAACTTCTATCTAGTGGAGATTTAACTACTGACGAAAAGTTACTTTTATTAATATGCATTAGCAAAAGTTTAAACTTTCAAGATCTGTATCACTCTGTTTTGGAAGTAGCGAATCTTCGTGAGCTAGAACATTCATTAATAAATGAAGCTATACAAATTCCTGCTATAATGGGAATGTTAAATACTTACTATAAATTTAAGTATTTTAGTGAAAAGAATTTTCAAAGCAATAATGTAAATTATGGTGCACCAAATTTACGAATGCAAAGCTTAATGAATACAAAATTGCCGAAAGAAACCTTTGAGCTTCTTTCAATTGCTGTTAGTATTCTTAATAGTTGCGAGAAATGTGTTGTTGCGCATGAAAAAGCACTTTTAGAATTATCTGTTCCTGTCCAAAAAATTCATACAGTGATGAAATTTGCAGCAGTAACAAAAGGTCTCAGTTACTTATAA